GAGAACTTTTTGAGTGAGGAGAGTGTTAACAGCGCTATCCCCATCAACCCGAATGCACGCGGGGACAACAGTGAAGCAACGATGACTAGCAATAGCAACTCTAGCCCCCGTTCAGTGACGTTCATTATGCCAACCCAAACGCCACTCTTCACAGCCTGCTCCATAACATCATCACTGGCCGGGAGCAGCCGCTTTATCAGTCGTTTCAGTTTATCTAGCATTGTCGCTTAAACTCTCTGCCACGTATGTGATGAGCCAGATCATCAGGCCGATTGACCGACACCAGTTCGTTCTTCCGACTCAATACTCTGTATTGCTGTGCCTGCATAGGCTCTCCGTTGCTACATACTTTGGATACCATCTGTTTGTTATGGGCGGGGTAACCGTGACGCAGCCGAACTATCAGGGTGTATCCCGACACCTCTTCTCAGTGTCCAACTGTTTGAGTGGACTGGGATTTACTGTTTGTCAGCAGTGAGTACTTGTCCGCTTTCGACCATCGATTCCAGCGGGTTGTCATCAATTTCCAGTGGGAAATCGACTTGTCCGCACCGCCGGGCGGACTCCCAGCACCCGAATATAAGCTCCGTTGCCTGCAGTGCGTTGTCAGCTGAGAGTTCAGGTTCACGGCCTGTGGCAAGTGCGTCGACGGTGTCCGCTATGGCACGGTCAATATAGCTTTCAGGCCTCGCGTTTTCTACAGTGGCTCCCGGTATGTGAGCGCTGATCTTCTGCTTTGCAGCGTCGAATATTGTCTCGTTGGGACCATGTACGTCCTCTCCATCAGTGTCGAGTGTTGTCCAGCTGTTGCCAGTCCGGACCCGTAGCGGAACCTCGCCACCGATTTCTATCATTCCGTCTGAGCCCAGCAGCCGCATATGACAGTCGACAATACCACCGTCCCCTGTCGATGCAAGCCCATTGACACCGTTCGTATACCGCCATTGTGCGATGGCCTGATTCTCGTTGTGGGCCCCAAACTGCACGTTTTCCTCGCTGTATTCGATCCCAGCCATCACCCATTTCGACATCGTCTGGTCAGTGAAGTACCCACAGAGGTCAAACAGGTGTGACCCATAGTCGAATAGATTTTTTCCACCGAGTTCAATTCGCTCCAACGAGCCTATTTTCCCGTCTTCAAGCAGCGACTTGGCCTTCCGGAACGGCTTTCCGAACCGCCGTTGATGATTAAACGTAAGCTGGATACCAGCCCGCTTACAGGCCGATGCCATTTTTTGACAGTCCTCCCATCTCGTTGCCATCGGCTTTTCGCAATGGATGGCGTCCATTACCCCACTCTCAGCACACGTCATCACGACAGGTGCGTGGATGTGGGGCGGCACGCAGACGCTGACAATGTCGGGCTTGACAGCATCGAGCATTTTCTCAGTGTCCGTGTAGACGTTCCCATCCGGGAGATTCCATCGTTCGCCGAAGTTCTCTGCATTCTCCGGGACGACGTCAGCACAGGCGGTGAGTTTACACGAATCTAGCCGTTTGTACGCGCCTGCGTGTCTGTATGCCATTGCGAACCCGTCGGTATCCGGGTCGTCCGGATCTGCACCGGTCCCAATGACTGCGACAGTGTAAGTCATCGATGGAAGGTGGGATAGTAGCCTCAATAGTAGTAACCTCGTACTGATTTACTCAGGCAGTCCCCACCGACTGCCTGCTCTCTCAATCCTACCGTGACAATCTATCCGAAACTTCGGTATCATTCTACCAGAGAAAGGTATAAGCGCCATCTCGTCTGGTTTTAGCACACGAACGGTGTATTATATGACTCTTAACCACTCCGATTCTGGTGAATTCCAAGCAGGACAACCGGATGTCCAACTAACTACCCATTCACCCGTGGACTGACCACAGTCGATGCTTGGCTGAATATACGAAGCCCGGCAAAACCAATTGAGATTTAATTTCGGGATGTCTTCATATCTACCGTCGGTGAGTTCGTACCCAAATCACAAGGAGGTCAATAGGTGGGATATGCTGCAGCATGATTGACGGTATGGCCTGTTTACTAAAACGGTCTCCGTCATTGGATTCCTGGTAACGATGGACCAAAATAGTCGCCGACAAAGCGTAGCTACGGTCGCGAAGAGGACTATCTCACTGTACTGATGTCTTCAGATGAAAAGACCAAGGAAATGCAGCCGGAGCAGGCGACTCGACGGACTATTCTGGCCCTCGTTGCGACTGGACTCTCGTTTGGTGCTGCAGTGCTGATGAAGCGGGAGATGCTGTATCGTGGGTACGGTGAGGATGGCTATGGTGAACAGGGCTTCGGCGAGTAACTAGTGAATCTCTGCCAACTTTCTCTAACGAAAGAGTTGTGACCAGCAGCTGCTAGCTTGTCTAAATTCGGAGCACCGAAGCAACACAGAGTAACGTTATCCTGATCGTTCTGGAGATTGTGAAGGTCGATCAATATCCGGTACCCCGCCCCTGCCTTCTTCGTGGTGGGTGTGATCGAGGAATCCTCGAAGACGCCCAGCTGTCTTTGCAACAGTACTACCCGCTTCTATCATGGTCGCTACTGGGGTTATTCTGACGTAATTCAGCGGGTCAAATGTCTCACAGAAAATGTTCTTGAGCTGATCCGCTCGTGAGACGTTACACTTTGACCAGTAGTACGGACTCTTCGTTTCGAGTTTATACTGTTTCTTCCAGTAGTCGGTAATAGATGACGCGTATGGATGGTCGACAACGAGTTCGGGATCGTATCGAATATCAAACTCGCTTCTGACTCGCCTGGCGAGTTCTTTTTCTTCGTGACCCCACCCCATTTCTTCGTCCCACCCACCGACGGTCTTGAACACGTCTCTATGGACGCCCATATTACACCCCCAGAAGTGATCGACGTAGCAAGGGTCGCCCCCCCAGTCGTAATGGGCGGTGAAATGGCGGGCAAACACATCATCTACCGGGTGGATGGTTCGACCGGCGTACGCCGCCTCTGTTTCGAGGACATCGTTGGCTTTTTCAAGATATCCTGGCTGGGGTCGAGAATCGTCATCGAGAAACACTATCTTGTCGCTTGAAGATTGTCTGATCCCCTCATTACGGGCTCTGGTCACCGGGCTCTTATCACATACGATAACCTCAAAGTCATCGAACGTCTGGTCTTCGAGGCACTGTATCGCTTCAATCTCATCTCGCGGCTTCAATGTCGCGATGACAACGCTGACCGATACCATGTAATTCCTTCTATCAACTTGCTCTTGCCTCGAAGATATTAGTATATCCCACCTGTCATTAGTAGGCAAGGCATTCACCCGTCTGGCCTACGTCGGCATGGCTGCAATGACTGCCTGTACCCACGATACAACTCCGTAAATGAACACCACAAACCCACCCATGGAAACCCAGCGTAGTCGCCTGTGATTTTTCGGTCGGGCGCCATCTGGTTTGCTGAGCTCGACCGCAAAAAGAAAGCCTGCGTAGCTGAGCAGGTAATACAACAACAGGTTCCAACGACCGATAAATATCATTCCTCCCAACGCTAACAATAGCCAGACGACAAAAATCCCCACAAACTGTCGGGCCCATCCAGCGCACATAGCCAAGTCAATACACGTCTTCCTGTTTTGTTATGCTACTACTAGAGCGTACTATCGGACGATAATCTGAATGGTGCTTGTAATGACAGTCACCGTATCGGCAACTGTCGACACACAATGTTCCAACCGGGAGCCCCGTCAATGAGCCACAGGAAGATTGCTACTGATAGGAGCAGTACTTCGAAAACAATTGCACAAATAGCGCTGGGATTCGCCATTGACTCACGGCCACTAAACAAGGAAGGTGGGGGGCAACGGGGTAGAAACCTATGCCTGGGGATGACTCAGATATGATTGTTCCACATACCCATTCTGTGGTAAGGTAATGTGTATCCAATGTTGAGAGCGCTATGTAGCTAGCTGACAGGTACTTTCATAGCCACATCAGTTATCATCCGTACTGATGGATCTATCGAGAGATGTTCCCACCACCAGAGGCTAGGGTGGCCGTTTCTTCTGCAAGACGCTGCTCTGCAGCATCCCTGTTTTCAGGATATCCAACGTCGACACGCCACCCATTGAGACGAACGGCGTCGATTGTTCTTCCGCTGTCCATCAGTAAATCAATGGCATCGCTGAGTTCGTACTCGCCGCGATCAGAGGGTTGAACAAGGCTACAAGCTTTGAATATTGCCGGCGAAAACGTGTAAAAGCCGGTCATGACCAGATTAGATGGCGGATCGTCCGGCTTCTCTACGACATCCGTTATTTCACCGTATTTATTGGTCACGCAAACGCCATATCTAGACGCTTCGTTTTTCGGAACCTCCTCTACCAGAAACGCGCAGTCGACGCGTTGTTCCTGTTGTCGTTGCACGACTGTGTCGAGGTTCCCCCGAAACACATTGTCTCCCAGCATCAACATAAAATCGTGTTCAATTTTCGGCTCGGCCTGTAACAAGGCGTGCGCTAGCCCAGCAGGCTCCTCCTGATGGACGTATGTTACCGGGACACCATCGTACGAGCTACCGTAATAGTCGATAATCTGCTGTTGACGATATCCGACGACGATAACAAACTCATCTGCATCAAGTGAAATAAGTTCGTCAAGGCAATGAGTCAGAAGCGGTTTTCCGTCTACCTCAACTAACGCTTTCGGGAGGTCATCAGTCAGTGGCTGAAGTCGTGTTCCCTTCCCGGCTGCGAGAACTACTGCTTTCATCACTCACACGCTTTCCCAGATGCCACATTGTAATATTGCTACTAATCGGAACCTGCCATCGGTAGGCGAACCGCACATTCTTTCGGCTAGTCACGCTGTTCAGCTATCGGCGTAGATCTCGAAGTGAATCCGAGTGAATAACAATGAACTCTTCTTCACCGAGTTGCGACTCATGCTCCGGCAAAAATATCAACTGTGAATCAGTCGAGGATTTGACAACGGTGAGTTCCTCCATCTCGTAGCCCAGGTCTGATTCCCAGTCTGGGTCCGTCGCTACTTCTTCCCACTCCTCTGAGGTCATCATTCAGCTGCCACTCCATTCAAACATCCTGACCTTGACAGACTCAACCACCTGTATGTAAACCACGAATTCTGACCCCGCCCCCAAAGCCCTAATCTCAGATTAAGACGATGTTTAAACTTCCTCTCTACTGCGCTGACATTGAGCATATCTCGGAAAGGAGTAATTACTATATTAAAGATTGCGCCCCTATACACAGCACTTCTTTGCCATTTACAATTAATTTACTTACCAACTCATTCTATGAATTTGTGCCTATCAAAATCTCTGAAAACAGACTAATTCCTGATGGTAGGGTTAAATTACTTTAATATTCGATAGGACTTCACTGGACAATGACATTGTTTTACGATGTATATGAGAAATGAACGCTGAGCGAAGCCACAGATTCACCATCGGAGCAGGATGAATCAAATACCTTCAGGCACATTTGCATCAATACCATCCTGTATCTGCGGCTCCCCGTCTACGATCCTATACTTACTTCTTGGATCGTTACGCCCGAAGCTCGAAACCGATGGAGCCCTCTCAAATGCCATTACGAACCTTAGCCCTCCTCGACATCTGAGCTATATGATCAGCTACCACCGTTCCACGTCCGTCTGGGGTGGTAAGCTCCGCCATGCCAGAATAACACGACTATAACAATACACCCCTGCGGTTTAGACACTGATGGAGAGGGCAGTTACCCGACACCCACAACACCGGCCCAATCCTTACCACCCCCCTCAGGGACGCTCGTGCCCTGTATAGTCGCTGTCGACTCGGATCGCTCTCTCCACTTTGACAGTGAGCCGGAGCGGCTTCGGTCACACCGTTCTTTCCGGCTCATTCCGGTCTCGACTTTTTAACTATGACAACTGGATTCTAACCCTTTGCTAATGATTCACTGATTCTCCTGACTAACTGTTGAGATACTGCTGACCCTTCTCGAGTTAAATTGTGTGATGGGAAAGCCTAGATGTCCAGTAGACACTGTACCAGAAGTCATGACCGAGAAACGGGCATTATGATATCATTCAGATATTCACCTAGAAGTTGGCTATAGGAGTGCTTATCGAGTAGCTATAATCATCGAAATTCTGGGAGTTTATAACAAATATATGATGGCTCGACACCAGTATCCCTCAGCACATGGATAACTAGCAGGTGTCCAGAAGAAGCCGACTACCTCATATATGAACTCAATTACTAAACTGTAACAGTTAGACGTAGCGGTGTATGCCGGAACATATCTCCGACAGCGAAATGGAACGGATTTCGGAATTCGCGAGCACTCCGATGTACAAACGGTCGCCCGACCAGTTACTGCCGGATGGTGCGGCCGACGACGAAGAATAACACACCCCTGGGGGGTGTTTCTCAGTCAGCATACAATCCCACTCACGGCTCACCGATATCAAAGGACTTGTTGTTTTCCCCTCGCCGTCTGGAGACCCCGTGAGTAATAGAAAGCACGAGAAACGAACTTATGACGACTAGTCCGATAATTAATGGACTAATCGCACTGAGTGGAGGCACACCGACGATTGCTGCTATGAGTAAAACGGCGTTCAACAGGGCCACAGCGCCATAGTACTGATACCATTTTGACTCGTTATCGCCATTGCTGATGAATGGTTCAACTTCTGGAGCATCCTCTCGAAGAGCTATCTCACCCGTATCAGCGTCATAGGTTATTAGCCCTGCCTCTTGGAGCTTTGGAGCATGAGTCTGATACAGCGAGACGTACACCCGCTTTCGCGCCTGTGAAGAGAGTTCTTCGACGGTTGTATCGTTTTCCCACGCAGCCAGCTCCTCAGCTAAATCGGTTAGCTGGACTGGCTCTATTTGCTGGCGTAGATAGTACAGTGTATATCGACGCCTAGAGCTGCTGAGGATATCGAACATTTGGTCGCGTGAGAGCTCTGGTTCTTCCTCTACCATCGATCCACTCATGACCTCG
The Haloarcula marismortui ATCC 43049 DNA segment above includes these coding regions:
- a CDS encoding Gfo/Idh/MocA family protein: MTYTVAVIGTGADPDDPDTDGFAMAYRHAGAYKRLDSCKLTACADVVPENAENFGERWNLPDGNVYTDTEKMLDAVKPDIVSVCVPPHIHAPVVMTCAESGVMDAIHCEKPMATRWEDCQKMASACKRAGIQLTFNHQRRFGKPFRKAKSLLEDGKIGSLERIELGGKNLFDYGSHLFDLCGYFTDQTMSKWVMAGIEYSEENVQFGAHNENQAIAQWRYTNGVNGLASTGDGGIVDCHMRLLGSDGMIEIGGEVPLRVRTGNSWTTLDTDGEDVHGPNETIFDAAKQKISAHIPGATVENARPESYIDRAIADTVDALATGREPELSADNALQATELIFGCWESARRCGQVDFPLEIDDNPLESMVESGQVLTADKQ
- a CDS encoding glycosyltransferase family 2 protein; its protein translation is MVSVSVVIATLKPRDEIEAIQCLEDQTFDDFEVIVCDKSPVTRARNEGIRQSSSDKIVFLDDDSRPQPGYLEKANDVLETEAAYAGRTIHPVDDVFARHFTAHYDWGGDPCYVDHFWGCNMGVHRDVFKTVGGWDEEMGWGHEEKELARRVRSEFDIRYDPELVVDHPYASSITDYWKKQYKLETKSPYYWSKCNVSRADQLKNIFCETFDPLNYVRITPVATMIEAGSTVAKTAGRLRGFLDHTHHEEGRGGVPDIDRPSQSPERSG
- the aglF gene encoding UTP--glucose-1-phosphate uridylyltransferase AglF produces the protein MKAVVLAAGKGTRLQPLTDDLPKALVEVDGKPLLTHCLDELISLDADEFVIVVGYRQQQIIDYYGSSYDGVPVTYVHQEEPAGLAHALLQAEPKIEHDFMLMLGDNVFRGNLDTVVQRQQEQRVDCAFLVEEVPKNEASRYGVCVTNKYGEITDVVEKPDDPPSNLVMTGFYTFSPAIFKACSLVQPSDRGEYELSDAIDLLMDSGRTIDAVRLNGWRVDVGYPENRDAAEQRLAEETATLASGGGNISR
- a CDS encoding DUF7344 domain-containing protein; the protein is MVEEEPELSRDQMFDILSSSRRRYTLYYLRQQIEPVQLTDLAEELAAWENDTTVEELSSQARKRVYVSLYQTHAPKLQEAGLITYDADTGEIALREDAPEVEPFISNGDNESKWYQYYGAVALLNAVLLIAAIVGVPPLSAISPLIIGLVVISSFLVLSITHGVSRRRGENNKSFDIGEP